One Arthrobacter sp. B3I4 genomic window, ACGTCGCTGAACGCGTCGTTCAAGGCGGACTGACTGCGGTGCTCGTGGAGGCCGAACTGGTGGGCGGCGAGTGCTCCTACTGGGCCTGCATGCCGTCGAAGGCACTGCTCCGCCCCGGCACGGCGCTCCACGGCGCCCAGACCGTGCCCGGCGCCGAAGAAGCCGTCACCCGGGTACTGGACACGGCGGCGGTCCTGAAGCGGCGAAACTACTTTACGTCCAACTGGCAGGACGACAGCCAGGTCAAATGGGTCGAGGACACCGGAATCGAACTCATCCGCGGCCACGGCTGGATCACCGGCCGGCGCCGCGTCGAGGTGGCAGGCTCCGACGGAAACAGCTATGCCCTCGCCGCGCGCCGCGCCGTCGTCGTGGCAACCGGGTCCCGGCCCAGCATTCCTCCCATCGACGGCCTCAGTGACGTCGACTTCTGGACCACCCGGGAGGCCACGTCCGCCCAGCACATTCCGGCCCGGCTCGGAGTACTTGGCGGCGGTGTTGCCGGCACCGAGCTTGCCCAGGCCTACGCGCGGCTCGGTTCGTCGGTGACGTTGGTGGCCCGCGGCAGCCTCCTCGGGGCCTTTCCGGCTCCGGCGGCCGAGCTCGTCCAGGCCGGGCTCCGGGCCGACGGCGTCCAGCTCCACCTCCACACCGGAACGCACAGCGTCAAAGAGAACGACGACGGCTCCCTCACGCTGGCACTGGATGGCGGCCGCAGCGTGGCCGTCGACAAGCTGCTCGTGACCACAGGGCGGCACCCCGCCACGGAAGGGATCGGGCTGGAGAGCGTGGGACTGAACGCCGGCGAGGGAGAGCCCCCGCGGCTTAGGACCGATGCCAGCGGGCTCGTCCGGGAAGCTGACGGGAACGAGCACGAACCGTGGCTCTACGCTGTCGGTGACGCCGCCGGCAAGGTGATGCTGACCCATCAGGGCAAGTACGAGGCGCGCGCCACCGGTGACGCCATCGTCGCGCGGGCGGAAGGCACTCTTAGTGGCGAGCCGGCACCCTGGACCCGCTACGCCCAGACAGCGGATGACCATGCTGTTCCCAACGTGATCTTCACCGACCCGGAACTGGCCAACGTGGGCCGGAGCCTGGAGCAGGCACGGCGGGACGGCTACCAGGCGTCGTCCGTGGAGCTTCCCATCGAAGTGGCCGGATCCGCACTGCACTCCGAGCATTACAAGGGCTGGGCACAGCTGGTGGTTGATGAGGAACGCAAGGCGCTGCTGGGGGCGACCTTCGCCGGCCCTGACGTGGCCGAACTCCTGCACGCCGCCACGATCGCCGTCGTCGGCGAAGTCCCGCTGGACCGGCTCTGGCACGCCGTGCCGTCCTACCCCACCATCAGCGAGGTGTGGCTCCGGCTGCTGGAGAAGTACGGCCTGTAAGGCGCGAACGGACAGTTGAGGCCCCGGAACCCGGCGGTTCCGGGGCCTCAAGTGTCCGTTCGCACACATCTATTTGAACTGACCGGTCAGTTTAGTTAGCCTTGAAGCAGATACTTTCTGCGAAAGGCTTTTCTTGCTCTGCGTACAACAGCTCACCGTGAAGGGCCGCCGGGACGCCCTGCTCCCGCCCACCTCGCTGGAGGCGGCGGCGGGCGATCTTCTGCTCGTGACCGGCAAGCGCCAGGACCAGCGCACCGCCCTGGCCCTGGCCCTCACCGGCAGGATGAAACCCACCGCCGGCAGCGTCGCCTGGGACGGCCAGACGAAAATCAGGCAGCTGCGGCTGGCCAGCGCCGTCGTGGATGCCCCCGGCGTCAACGAGCCCGAGCAGCACCTCAGCGTCCGTGACCTGGTCACCGAAGACCTGGCCCTGGTCCCCCGCCGGTACCGCGGCACGTTACTCAGTACGCCCTGGCTCAAGGTCAACCGCTTCGAAGACATCGCCGGTTCCTGGGCGGACGACCTGCCCGCAGACCGCCGCCTCGAGCTGCTGACGGCCCTGGCCCTGGCGAATCCGCATACCGACCTGCTGGTGGTCGACTCCCCCGACCGGCACAGCGGCGATCCGGCCGACTGGCTGCCGCGGCTCCGGGAGCTCGCGTTCGACGCCGGACGCCCGCTCGCCGTCGTCGCTACCGTCGCCAGCGTTCCGGCGGGCTGGACCGGTCCAGTCGCGACCATCGGAAACGCTGATATTGCCCCCGAACCGACCGCCGATGTTCTTGAACCCGAAACCGAGGATGCCCGATGACTGTGTTGCGGCTGGCCCGCTCCGAACTCAAGCGCATGACCGGCGGCCTACTGCCGAAGCTGACGATCCTGGCGCTGACCCTGGTACCGCTGCTCTACGGCGCGGTGTACCTGTACGCGAACTGGGACCCGTACGGCAAGCTGAACCAGATCGACGCCGCCCTGGTGGTGGAGGACACCGGGGCCAGCTCCGCTGACGGCTCCCGGCTGGACGCCGGCCGCAAGGTCGCCGACAGCCTGGTGGACGGGCACGTCTTCAACTGGCAAACCGTCACCAGCACGGATGTCGCGGACGAGGGCGTGAGCAGCGGCAAATACGCCTTCGCCCTGAAGATCCCCCGTGATTTCTCCGCCAACCTGGTGTCACCGGGTAACTTCGACGCGGCCAACCAGGCCATGTTGAATGTCACCACCAATGACGCCAACAACTACCTGCTCGGCACCATCGTCGACAAGCTCACCACCGCTGTCCACGCCACCGTGGCGAAGGAAGTGGGCGAGGAGACCGCCAACCAGTTGCTCACCGGCTTCGGAACCATACATTCCCAGATGCTCAAAGCCGCCGACGGCGCCCACGAGCTGGCCAGCGGAGTGTCCTCGGTCCATGAGGGAGCCACCAGCCTGCATCAAGGCACCTCGGCGCTCAGGAACGGAAGCGGTGAGCTGGTGGCCGGCGAGCGCAAGCTCCTGGACGGCGCGAACGCCCTCAACGCCGGGGCGGGGCAACTGTCCGCGGGCCTGGGCCAGCTACAGGACAAGACCTCCACGCTGCCAGCCGACTCCCAGCGGCTGGCCGACGGCGCCGCCCAGGTCGCTGCCGGAAACGCGGCACTGAACACCAAGTTCCAGACCATTGCGGGACAGCTCGCCGCCGCGGAGCAGGCCTCCGCGGCGGCCGCAGCGCAGGCACAGCGCGCCAGGGTGGTGGATTCGACGAACCGGCTGGTTGCCGCCGGGACAATCAACCAGACCCAGGCCGACGCCATGCTGGCTGACTACGACGCTCATCCTGCCGCGGCGCCCTCCGTGTCTTCCGGGCCCGCTGGCGCCCTCACGGGCGCCGCAGCGCAGGTCCAGCAGCTCGCGGACGGCTCGGCTGCGGTCAGCAACGGAGCATCCCGGCTGGCGGCAGCGGCCCCCGCCCTGACGGAGGCGGTCGGTCAGGCCTCCGCGGGTGCTGGCCAGCTGGCCGGCGGCTCTGCAGACCTCGCCGCCGGCCAGCAGAACGCCCTGGCGGGTGCGGAGAAGCTGTCCCAGGGCGCCCAGCAGCTCGACGACGGCGCGGCGCAGCTCGACAGCGGTTCGGCTAGCGCGGCCGATGGCGCCGGAACGCTCGCCGGCGAATTGGCCACGGGCGCCGGGAAGGTCCCCAACCCTGACGACGCGCAAAAGGACAGCGTCGCCAAGGTCATGGCGGATCCGGTGGCTGTCAGCAATGTCTCGCAGGCCAAGGCGGGGTCCTACGGCGCCGGCCTGGCGCCGTTCTTCCTCACCCTGGCGCTGTGGATCGGGGTCTTCATGCTGATCCAGGCCATGCGCCCGGTGACGCAGCGCGCCCTCGCGTCCAACGCGCCGTCGTGGAAGATCGCCGTCGGAGGCTGGCTGCCGTTCCTCACCGTCGCCGCCGTCCAGGCCAGCCTGCTGACCCTGGTGGTCGACGTCGGGCTCGGTCTGGATCCTGCCCATCCGGTGCTGATGTGGGTCCTGATGCTCGCCGCCGCCATGGCGTTCAGTGCCATCATCCAAGGTGTGGTGGCGCTGCTCGGCTCCCCCGGGAAACTTGTGGTCCTGATTCTGCTGGTCCTGCAGCTGGTCTCCTCCGGCGGAACCTTCCCCTGGCAGACCACGCCGGAGCCGCTGCACGTGGTGCACCAGCTCCTGCCGATGGGCTATGTGGTCGGCGGCATGCGGCACCTGATCTACGGAGCAGACCTGGCCGGAATCGTGCCCACGATGCTGGGCCTGGTTGGCTACACTTTGCTGGGACTGGCAATGTCCGCCGTCGCCGTCCGGAAGCACAAGTTCTGGACACTCAAGACCCTAAAGCCGGAGATAGCCGTATGAGCCTGCCCAGTCCGACCGCGGAATCCGGGTCCGACGCCGGCAAGAAGCTCCGCCCGGGCCGCACCAATGCCACCAAGCAAAAGTTGTTCGAGGCCTCGATGGAGCTGATTGGCGAGCGGGGGGCCGCGGGCGTGACGGTCGATGAGATCGCGGCGGCGGCCGGGGTCTCAAAGGGCACGGTGTATTACAACTTCGGCAGCAAGTCGGACCTGATCGCGCAGCTGCTGCGGCACGGCGTGGACATTTTGATGGCGCGGCTGCTGAGCGTTGAAGATGAGGCCGCGGATCCGCTGGCCGCTATGGATGAGATGATCGGCCAGGCCATGGACTTCATGGCCGAGTATCCCTCGTTCGCCCGGTTGTGGGTCAGCGAGAACTGGCGGACCCCGAGTGAGTGGCAGGACACCTTTGCCGAGCTTCGCGGCCGTCTCCTCGGCGTCATCGGCGCCGCGATCGAGGCCGTTGAGGCGAAGTATGCCGTCGACCCCGGAATTTCCCGCGGCAGCCTGGAGACAGCGATCTTCGGTGCATGCTTCGTGGTGGGACTGGACCGCCAGACCTACCACCCCGAGCGCACCCGGGCGCAAAGCGTCGCCGCGATCATGGCCAGCATGCGTGGCTACGTCGTGAAGTAGTCCTCCTCAGGGATGATTAGTCCCATGCGTCACATGGGTAAGAGCGGCAGGACTGCCATTGGTGCGTCCGTGGCGGCGCTGGCGCTGCTCGTGCTCACCGGCGCCACCCTGCACGAGACGGTGGCGCTCTGGTTCCTGGCTGCCTCGGCGCTGGCGTACGTCGCCTGCGTGGCGGAGGTGGTAATCCGACGGCGGCACAAGACTCTGCTGGCCAGCGGGATCGGCAGCGTTCTGTTCATCGCCTTCGGCATCGCGTTCCTGCGCCAGTGGGGACTGGCCTTCAACGCGGACCCGGACGCGCTTTCCACCCGGGTGGATACCGAACACCCGGACCTCTACTTCTATCTTGCGGTGGCTGCCGGGGCGGCGACGCTGCTCCTGCTGCTTGCCGGCACGGTGTTGCCCGGCCGGGGCAACGCGGCCCGATCGGGCTATAGGTCCCGGCAGCCCGCTGCCACTTCCCGCCCGGCCGCGCGTCAAACCGCTTCCGGGCCTGCTTCCCGGCCCGTCGGCCGGCCCGTCGCCCGACCCGCGGTCCGGGCATCGGGGACGCGCACCGCGGCGCCGCGGGCCTCCGCGGCCAAACCTGCCGCACCTCGGGCATCCGCGGCCAAACCGGCCGCACCCCGGGCATCCGCGGCCAAACCGGCCGCCAAGGTCCCGGTCCGGCCCTCCGCCAAGGCTCCCACCCGGCGTTGATCGGGGCGTTGATCGGGCCCGGCGTCGGGCAGGACACCCTGACTGCCGCCTGGACCCACACCCCGGCCGCGCAGCACAGCGGTTGCCACCCCGGCCAGGAGCAGCAGACCGCCCGCCACGTCAGCGGCCGAGGGTACCTCGGACAGGACCAGCCACGCCGTCGTCATCCCCACCACCGGGACCAGCAGCGTGAACGGAACGACGGCGGAAGAGGGATACAGTCCCAGCAGGCGGTTCCAGATTCCATAGCCCACGAGGGAACCGAAGACGGCGGTGTAGAGAGCACTGATCACCGTCACCGGTTGCAGGTCCAGCAGGGCCGCCGATACCGCCGCGGGCCCGTCCACCAACAGCGAAAGACCGGCGAGGGGCACCGGCACCACAGCGCCGGACCACACCACGAGCCCCAGCCCGGAAGCGGCCTTTGCCTTGCGGGCCACGATGTTGCCGCCGGCCCAGGACAGGGCCGCTGCCAGCACGATCAGCAGCGGCAATAGCGGGGCGACCAGGCTTCGGCCCACGGCGACGACGGCCAGCCCGGCAATTCCAAGGACAACTCCCGCAACTTGCCGCCGGGTCGGTCTTTCGGCGAGGATTCCGGCGGCCAGCAGGACCGTCAGCAGCACCTGGGCCTGCAGCACCAGCGACGCGAGACCCGCGGGCATGCCCAGGGCCATGGCCAGGTAGAGCAGCCCGAACTGTCCCGCACTCATCAACAGTCCGACGCCGATGATCGCCTTCCAGCTGACGTCCGGTTTTCGGATGAAAAAGATGCAGGGGAACACCACGAGGGTGAAACGCATGGCAACGAACAACAGCGGGGGCATCTGGGCTCCCGCGGGGTGCAGGCCGAGGTCAATCGCGACGAAGTTGATGCCCCACAGCACGGCCACCAGCAGGGCGAGCCCGGAATGACGGGGGCTCATCGTGCTGGCGGCCGCGGTCCCTCCAGCGGCTCAGAGATTGCGGGGCCGCTCACCGTGCTGGCCGTCGGTGTCGTGCCGCTCGGCCGTCGTTTCCTCGTGGATCACCGTGGTGTCCTCGGTTCCTGCCGGACGAACGCGGTCGGTCCGGTCCCTGCGAAGCTCTTCGTGTTGGGCGTCGTGAGCATGCGAGTCGCCTGAGTGCTCATTATGGATTCGTTCGCCGTCCTTGCCCGTCTTGACGTCCGGGTCGACGTGGTCTGCCTTGCGGAGCTGCTCCTGGGCGCCGGCCCTGACACTTTCGGCCTCCTGCTGGGTACCCTGGGCCTGCCGCCGCAGGCGTTCGGCTTCCACTTCGGCGGCCTTGGCATCGGCATCCGCCCGCGCGGCCTTTGCCTCGTGCTCCCTTGCGGCCAGTTGGTCGGCTTCCGCCTTCTCGCGCATTTCCGCGGCACGGTTCCGGTCCGCGACGGTCTTGCGCTTCCGGCCCATACTGACCACCACAGCGATGATCGCGAGCACTACTACGATGCCGATAATGATCCACACAAGCTGTCCTGAATCCACGGTGATCCACCTTTTCCCTCGGTCGCCAAGAAACACCATCAGTAAAAGCAATAACAGCATCAGTAAACAACACAATCAGCGCACTGACCAACGATCGTCCGGCCCGCGCCGCCTTACGCCGCCCGGGGCACCTTGAAGTGAGTCAGCTTCGCGTCCTGGCCGTCGAGTTCGGCCCAGGGCTTCTCCGTCTCAAAAACGGTCAGGCCGCTGGTGGGGTAGCGCGTGGCCGCGTCCAGATAGGCATCATGGTCCGAATCACGCGACGCCAAATGCATGGCCAGGTCCTGCACTCCGGGCATGTGGGAGATCACCATCAGGGTCGTGACAGTGTCCGGAACGTGGTTAATGACAGCCAGCATGCGGAGCGCGGAGGCGCCGTAGAGGCCGTCTTCGAGCTTAGGCGTTGGAGCCTTGTCTCCGAGTTCGCTGCAGACCCACGTGCAGGTCTGCCGGGTACGCAGGGCGCTGGAGCAAAGGATGAAGTCGGGGACGACGCCGTGTTTGAGGAGCCATCTGCCTGCCACCGGCGCGTCGCGGTGTCCGCGCTCTTCGAGCGGCCGCTCGTGGTCGGCAACGCCGCCGGGCCAGTCGGCTTTGGCATGGCGCATGAGCACCAGCCGTTTGATGTGATGCTCGCTCATGGCTCAAGCCTAGTGCGGCCGGCACCTCGCCCGGCGCAGACCACATCACGGTCCCGCCAGTCTTCGATGATGAAAGTAAGGGATCGTGTCCCGAGAGCGCAAGCGAAAGCGCCCGCCCCGGAGAGGGACGGACGCTTTCCTGGAAGCCAGTTAGATGGAGTACTCCGGAGCGGCCCAGACGACAACTTCGGGGTGTTCGTAGAACCGGTAGCCCTGGCCACGGACAGTGCGGACGGTGTTGGCGAGGCGCCCGAGCTTGGAGCGCAGGCGACGGATGTGCACGTCGATGGTGCGCTCGTTGGGAACCTCTTCGGCGTTCCGCCACAGGCCCTCGAGGAGTTCGTCGCGGCCGACGGTGCGCGTACCGTTCTCCACGAGGTAGTTCAGGAGTTCGAATTCCTTGAATGTCAGGTTCAGCGATTCGCCGTCGAGCGCAACCTCGCGCCGGGCGAGGTCGATCAGCACGCCCGAGGGGCGCGGATCCTGGGCCTGCTGGAGCCGGGCGTTTTCGGCACGCTGCCGCGCGCCGGCCGTGGGGTCACCGAAGGTGGACCGAACGACGTCGAGCGCGGAGCCCGGGGCGGACGAGGGGGCGACGGCGACGGCGGCGTAGCTTTCGGCGCCGGCCACGAGGGACTGTGCGTAAGCGCGGATTTCCTGGGCCAGTTTGGCAATGGAGGTTCCGGCGGCGGCCGCGGTTTCCTCGTCGATGCCCATGTAAAGCACGAAGCCGCGGGCGACGTTGTCATTGGGAACGGGGCGGACCGGGCCGTGGCCCGGGGCAATTACCGGGGTGGGCGCCGTCGTCGGGGCCGATTCCGCGGCGGGTACGGCCCGCAGCTGGCCGTAGGAGTTCGGGTTGTAGCCCTGGTCCGCGTAGCCTGGAGCGGGGAAGCTCTTGCCGGGGGCGGCGGGGGCAAAGCTCGGACGGCCGCCAAAGCCCTGGCGGAGCCCGGAGGCCTGACCGGCCTTGTTGGCGTTTCGGACGGAGATGTGGACGTATCCGGATGCAACTGACATGGAATGCTTACCTCAATGTGAATGGCCGTCATCGCGGCTCGAATGCAGGTTTCCCCGCAATGAGAACTGGGGAGTGCGCCCGACGCTGGGCTGGGGGCGAATGCCTAGAAACGTTCTGGGGTGTAGAAGTTAGGCGTGCATTCGGCAACAGCGCATCTCGGTACCAGCTGGTGCGCTGATCCAGAAAACTGCGGCTGCAGGTGCTGTTGAGTTCTTGTTCACAATTGAAGTGTGCAACGTAACAATAAGAACTAGCAAGTAACAAAGGGCCGCGCGGTCCGCATCGTGAGACGAATGCGGTGTTTGTAGTGGAGATCGCAATTCGGCCGTCCGCTTCGTGCTCGCCGCGTGTCGAGCTAAACGGCTGGAAATACGTTCTCTGCCGAATATTCTTCGAACAAAATCCACTACTGGCCTCAAATCGCCTCCGGGACAGCGACCGGCAGAATGCCCCGCGGGCCCCCGGACGGCAGTCCTATGTCCACCCTGTGGTCACTCTGCCGGTCCTCCGTCCGGCTGGATATGCTGAGATTCACAGGGACCGCACAGGAACCCCTAAGCTGCGCCTCACCGGCGGACCGGAGAGTGATCGAATGGCCACCCCGCACTCCCTGACAAGCAACCTCCCGCAACTGACCCACCCGGACGGCTCTCCCATCCGTACACTGGTGGTGGACGATGAGCCCAGCCTCTCGGAACTGATGAGTATGGGCCTGCGGATGGCAGGCTGGGAGGTGGCCGTGGCGGCCGACGGACCCAGTGCGGTCAAGCTGGCCAAGGACTTCCGCCCGGACGTGCTGGTGCTGGACGTCATGCTTCCCGGGTTCGACGGCGTCGAACTCCTAAGCCGGATCCGTGCGTTCACACCCGAGGTTCCGGCGCTGTTCCTCACCGCCAAGGACGCCGTCCAGGACCGCATCGCCGGGCTCGCGGCAGGGGGCGACGACTACGTCACCAAGCCGTTCAGCATGGAGGAAGTCCTGCTCCGGCTGCACCGGCTGGTCCAGCGCTCCGGGGTGGCCGCCATGGACACCGCCGAACTTGTCGTGGGCGATCTGGTACTGAACGTCGACACCCGCGACGTCACCCGGGCAGGAGAGGAACTGCACCTGACCGCGACCCAGTTCGAACTGCTGCGTTATCTGATGGAAAATCCGAAACGGGTCATCAGCAAGGCCCAGATCCTTGACCGAGTCTGGGATTACGACTTCGGCGGGCAGGCGAACATCGTGGAACTCTACATCTCCTACCTTCGCAAGAAGATCGATGCCAAGCATGCGCCCATGATCCACACGGTGCGCGGTGCAGGGTATGTGCTGAAACCGGCGGACTGACCGTGCCCGCCCCTTCCGCCGCAGGGCCCGTGCGCGGGCGCGACTGGCGCGACCCGTCCACCTGGCACCTGCGCACGCGCCTGGTTCTCGTCGCCATGGGGCTGCTCGTGGCCATTTGCGGCGCAGTCGGGGTGTTCAGCTACGTCTCTATGGATGCATTCCTCACCCGCCAGCTCGATGAACAGCTGGCCGCAGCGTCGCACCGCTCTAGCGAGTTCGGCCGGCCCGAGTCCGGTGGCGGCCGGGGGGACCTCCTTGAAGCGCGAGGGCAGGGCATCGGAACGCTCAACGCCCGGGTGCGAAATGGCTCCGTCGTCAGCGCGGGCTTCCTGGCCGGGGACGCCAGCCGCGGCGGCCTCTCCGACGACGACGAGGCTGTCCTCCTGGAGCTCACCCCCAACAACGAACCGGTCAACCGGACCCTCTCGGCCGGCGACTACCGGCTCACGGCGGTCCGGGCCCCGTACGGAGACACCATCGTCACCGGGCTTCCCTTGGAAGAAAAGCACAACACATTGGCCTCGCTCGTGGGGACGCTGGGCCTGGTGTCCGCCGGTGGACTGTTGCTGATCGGCCTCGTCGGCACGGCCGTCATCCGTCGCACCATGCAGCCGCTGGAACAGCTCTCCGAGGTGGCCACGAAGGTCTCCCGTCTTCCCCTGGACGCCGGCGAGGTCGCACTCGGGGAGCGTGTCCCGGCGTCGGCGGCTCATCCGGGGACCGAAGTGGGCAGCGTGGGGTACGCGCTGAACCAGATGCTGGACAACGTCGCCAGCGCCCTGAAGGTGCGGCACGAAAGCGAGATGAAGGTGCGCCAGTTTGTTGCCGACGCCTCGCACGAGCTCCGCACCCCGCTGACTGCCATTCGCGGCTATACAGAGCTGATGCGGATGACGGAGCATTTCACCCCCGACGGCGAGAAGTCCCTGGCCCGGGTGCAAAGCCAATCCGAGCGGATGACCGCGCTGGTGGAGGACCTGCTGCTGCTGGCACGGCTGGACGAGGGGCAGCCACTCAAACTCACCGACGTCGACCTTACCCAGCTGGCGATCGAGTCGGTAACCGACGAGAAGGTCATGGCTCCGGACCGTGTCTGGCAGCTGGAACTTCCGGACGAACCGGTCATCGTGCGCGGCGACGCGGCCCAGCTTCACCAGGTGATCGCCAACCTGCTGTCCAATGCCCGCAAGCACACGGACGCCGGGACGAAAGTGGTGACGGGGGTTCGGCGGTCAGCCGGCGGTGGCGCCGTCGTTACCGTGACGGACGACGGCGCCGGGATCGCACCGGAGTTCGTCGCCAAGGTTTTCGCACGCTTCGCCAGGGCCGACGCCGCCCGCACGAATCCCGCGGACCGGCCCGGGCCGCGGCGGGCAGGGGCGCGCCCGGCCGGGGGGACGGCGGTTGACACGGCAGTCGAGACGGCCGAGAGCACCAGCGGGCTCGGCCTGTCCATCGTCCAGTCCATCGTGCAGGCCCATGGGGGCACAGTCGACGTGACCTCCCGTCCGGGCCGCACCGAATTCACCGTTCGTCTGCCGGCGCCGCGCCCGGCCCCGCCGCAGCGGGCTCCGGCCGCTCCCAGCCGCTAGGCCCCGCGAACTCGCTAACCCGCGCCAGCTCGCGGGTTCTGTCCACACTCGACGCTTCGAAACGGCGAGTGCGGACGGAACCTGCGAGCCCACCGAGAAGATCTCGCCCAAAGCAAGCCCCCGCTCCGGAAAGAGGACCTCTCGTTACCTAAATGTGACTTTGAGGTGGAAGTCAGGTACCGTTTTTAGGGCGCGTCCGTCGAAACGGCCGCTGCTCCGGGCTGGGGCATAACGTGCAGCCACCCGGATTCATGGATGAAACAGACGCAGGGAACACAGTGCTCCCGCGCGGTCTTCGTCCGTGCCCCCTTCAGGGTTACGCCGCCACGTTGAAATTCCGTGCGGCCCGGATATCGCATCCGACCCCCAGCTCGCTCCGTAGGCGTTGAGAGGCAAAACATGACTGCATTTAAGGCACCCGCGCGTCCAGACGACGCTAAACGTACATCCGCTGCCGACGTCGCGCGCCACCGCGCCGAGCCGGCCGCAGGCTCGACCTCGCCGCGTTCCGGTACCGGGCGCGGCACGCACGCCGTTTCCAGAGGGCCCGGGTCCAAAGGCAAGCGCGCGGCTATCGTCGGAACGGCTCTCGCCCTGCTGCTCGGGGCAGGGGCCGCAGGACAAGCCTCCAGCACCACCGCCCCCTCTGCCACGGCACCCAAGGCCGAATCCCTGCAGCTGTTGGACCTCGAGCGGCTCGGCAGCTACACCCCCGCATCGCCGGCGCCCCTCAGCGTCGAAGCGCAGGCGTCGGAAGTAAAGCCCGAAGCCCCTGCACCGGCACCCGCTGCTCCGGAAGCCGCACCGGCTCCCGCTGCCCCGGCTCCGGCCGCTCCTGCTCCGGCCGCGGCCCCAGCTCCTGCACCCGCTCCGGAACCTGTCGCCGTCGACGATCCCGCCGGCGCCCAGGCGTACGCGGAAGCGCAACTGCCCGCGCACGGGTGGGCTCCCAGCGAAATGCAGTGCCTGATGAAGCTGTGGACCAGGGAATCAGACTGGAAGACCACCGCCACCAACCCGGACAGCGGCGCCTACGGTGTGGTCCAGTCACTGCCTGCCGAAAAGATGGCCAGTGCAGGCGCAGATTACCGGACCAACTACCGGACGCAGATCAACTGGGGGCTGACGTACGTCGGAGAGCGCTACGGCTCCCCCTGCGGCGCCCTGAACTTCCACTACGCCAACAACTGGTACTAAAGCCCGGTAACGGGGCCTGGGCGGAGTAACCCCTAGCTGCCGGAACGGCCGGGGATGTACTGCACCGCCCAGTTGTTGCCGTCAGGATCCGCGAAATAGACGAAGTGCCCCCAGTCCTGAACGTCGACGTCGCTGACCTCTACACCGTTGTCCTTCAGTTGCCGGTGCGCGGCCTGAATGTCGTCAACCACCAGCTGCATGCTGGGAGCGGTTCCCGGCGGAGCGTCGTTGAGGCCTTCACCGATCGCGATTGAACAGCCCGACCCGGGCGGGGTCAGCTGCACGAAGCGGATGCCTTCTGTCGGCCGCTCGTCGTAGTCGGCGTGGAAGCCCACCTTGTTGACGTAAAAGTCCTTGGCACGGTCGACGTCGGACACGGGGACAAAAACAAGTTCCAGTTTCCAGTCCATGCCGCACAGGCTAGTCTCCCGGCGGCGCGTTCCGGAAGCCCGTGCGAGCAGTATCGCTAGCCGGCGATGCCGTAGAGCCGGTCTCCGGCGTCGCCCAGGCCGGGGACGATGTACGACTTTTCGTTGAGCTTTTCGTCGATCGAGGCCAGCACGATGGTCACGTTCGCCTCCGACAGTTCTTCTTCCAGCTT contains:
- a CDS encoding NAD(P)/FAD-dependent oxidoreductase; its protein translation is MTAQVEREFDVIVIGAGAVGENVAERVVQGGLTAVLVEAELVGGECSYWACMPSKALLRPGTALHGAQTVPGAEEAVTRVLDTAAVLKRRNYFTSNWQDDSQVKWVEDTGIELIRGHGWITGRRRVEVAGSDGNSYALAARRAVVVATGSRPSIPPIDGLSDVDFWTTREATSAQHIPARLGVLGGGVAGTELAQAYARLGSSVTLVARGSLLGAFPAPAAELVQAGLRADGVQLHLHTGTHSVKENDDGSLTLALDGGRSVAVDKLLVTTGRHPATEGIGLESVGLNAGEGEPPRLRTDASGLVREADGNEHEPWLYAVGDAAGKVMLTHQGKYEARATGDAIVARAEGTLSGEPAPWTRYAQTADDHAVPNVIFTDPELANVGRSLEQARRDGYQASSVELPIEVAGSALHSEHYKGWAQLVVDEERKALLGATFAGPDVAELLHAATIAVVGEVPLDRLWHAVPSYPTISEVWLRLLEKYGL
- a CDS encoding ABC transporter ATP-binding protein, whose protein sequence is MLCVQQLTVKGRRDALLPPTSLEAAAGDLLLVTGKRQDQRTALALALTGRMKPTAGSVAWDGQTKIRQLRLASAVVDAPGVNEPEQHLSVRDLVTEDLALVPRRYRGTLLSTPWLKVNRFEDIAGSWADDLPADRRLELLTALALANPHTDLLVVDSPDRHSGDPADWLPRLRELAFDAGRPLAVVATVASVPAGWTGPVATIGNADIAPEPTADVLEPETEDAR
- a CDS encoding YhgE/Pip domain-containing protein, which gives rise to MTVLRLARSELKRMTGGLLPKLTILALTLVPLLYGAVYLYANWDPYGKLNQIDAALVVEDTGASSADGSRLDAGRKVADSLVDGHVFNWQTVTSTDVADEGVSSGKYAFALKIPRDFSANLVSPGNFDAANQAMLNVTTNDANNYLLGTIVDKLTTAVHATVAKEVGEETANQLLTGFGTIHSQMLKAADGAHELASGVSSVHEGATSLHQGTSALRNGSGELVAGERKLLDGANALNAGAGQLSAGLGQLQDKTSTLPADSQRLADGAAQVAAGNAALNTKFQTIAGQLAAAEQASAAAAAQAQRARVVDSTNRLVAAGTINQTQADAMLADYDAHPAAAPSVSSGPAGALTGAAAQVQQLADGSAAVSNGASRLAAAAPALTEAVGQASAGAGQLAGGSADLAAGQQNALAGAEKLSQGAQQLDDGAAQLDSGSASAADGAGTLAGELATGAGKVPNPDDAQKDSVAKVMADPVAVSNVSQAKAGSYGAGLAPFFLTLALWIGVFMLIQAMRPVTQRALASNAPSWKIAVGGWLPFLTVAAVQASLLTLVVDVGLGLDPAHPVLMWVLMLAAAMAFSAIIQGVVALLGSPGKLVVLILLVLQLVSSGGTFPWQTTPEPLHVVHQLLPMGYVVGGMRHLIYGADLAGIVPTMLGLVGYTLLGLAMSAVAVRKHKFWTLKTLKPEIAV
- a CDS encoding TetR/AcrR family transcriptional regulator, translating into MSLPSPTAESGSDAGKKLRPGRTNATKQKLFEASMELIGERGAAGVTVDEIAAAAGVSKGTVYYNFGSKSDLIAQLLRHGVDILMARLLSVEDEAADPLAAMDEMIGQAMDFMAEYPSFARLWVSENWRTPSEWQDTFAELRGRLLGVIGAAIEAVEAKYAVDPGISRGSLETAIFGACFVVGLDRQTYHPERTRAQSVAAIMASMRGYVVK
- a CDS encoding histidine phosphatase family protein, yielding MSEHHIKRLVLMRHAKADWPGGVADHERPLEERGHRDAPVAGRWLLKHGVVPDFILCSSALRTRQTCTWVCSELGDKAPTPKLEDGLYGASALRMLAVINHVPDTVTTLMVISHMPGVQDLAMHLASRDSDHDAYLDAATRYPTSGLTVFETEKPWAELDGQDAKLTHFKVPRAA
- a CDS encoding winged helix-turn-helix domain-containing protein → MSVASGYVHISVRNANKAGQASGLRQGFGGRPSFAPAAPGKSFPAPGYADQGYNPNSYGQLRAVPAAESAPTTAPTPVIAPGHGPVRPVPNDNVARGFVLYMGIDEETAAAAGTSIAKLAQEIRAYAQSLVAGAESYAAVAVAPSSAPGSALDVVRSTFGDPTAGARQRAENARLQQAQDPRPSGVLIDLARREVALDGESLNLTFKEFELLNYLVENGTRTVGRDELLEGLWRNAEEVPNERTIDVHIRRLRSKLGRLANTVRTVRGQGYRFYEHPEVVVWAAPEYSI